Proteins from a single region of Candidatus Rubrimentiphilum sp.:
- a CDS encoding LCP family protein produces MGKHMAPGDYIESPGQPRGRTLKRVAMVLGVLVLGCVATLAGMSVAQRKPVWQIVATALTPSPQQIFGKSHILVLIEGLDYDYTAKDIEYSSHARSDVIWAVNLDFLNHRVYQLSIPRDMVATFPNGGRQKINQAQSDGGIKEAKTVIAQFLGIPGFDRYMVFRPDSTKDFVNSIGGVDVKVMNADCLMHPHGCVNGPLDYDDSWGHLHIHLKPGMQHLNGAQAVGYMRFRHDFCGDPCRIMRQQEVLHALLHKLTADKLNTLLHLNDLLATINRDVSTNLSRQEEVSIATAFADMGPNGLTSKQVPYVADVTLPDGGAAIVADETQRAQLVRTMLIAPPQPSAPPDPGALAALAPSSLRVDVENGTGIPGVAKRVAALLRSEGFQIAQVSNAVSSNVTTTEVREHSRLALAGLKVRGGLGSAAKSVPVISEAVSSSAAKPSDVTVIVGSDLVSSLAAQSPQ; encoded by the coding sequence ATGGGTAAGCACATGGCGCCCGGAGATTACATCGAATCGCCGGGGCAGCCGCGCGGGCGGACTCTAAAGCGCGTTGCAATGGTGCTCGGAGTTTTGGTATTGGGTTGCGTCGCGACGCTGGCCGGCATGTCGGTCGCGCAGCGGAAGCCCGTCTGGCAAATTGTTGCGACCGCGCTGACGCCTTCACCGCAGCAAATCTTCGGCAAGAGTCACATTCTCGTCTTGATCGAAGGCCTCGATTACGATTACACCGCCAAAGACATTGAGTACTCGTCGCACGCGCGCAGCGACGTCATCTGGGCGGTGAATCTCGATTTTCTGAATCACCGCGTCTATCAACTTTCGATTCCGCGCGATATGGTCGCAACGTTTCCGAACGGCGGCCGCCAGAAGATCAATCAGGCGCAATCGGATGGCGGCATCAAAGAAGCAAAAACCGTCATCGCGCAATTCCTGGGCATTCCCGGGTTCGACCGGTATATGGTTTTTCGCCCCGATTCAACCAAGGATTTCGTCAACTCGATCGGCGGCGTTGATGTCAAAGTCATGAATGCCGACTGCCTGATGCACCCGCACGGCTGCGTGAACGGTCCGCTGGATTACGACGACAGCTGGGGCCACCTGCATATCCATCTCAAGCCGGGCATGCAGCATCTCAACGGGGCGCAGGCTGTCGGGTACATGCGCTTCCGGCATGACTTCTGCGGCGACCCCTGCCGCATCATGCGGCAACAAGAAGTGCTGCATGCGCTGCTGCACAAGTTGACGGCGGATAAGCTGAACACGCTTTTGCATTTGAACGATCTGCTCGCAACCATCAACCGCGACGTTTCGACCAATCTATCGCGCCAGGAAGAAGTGAGCATCGCGACGGCCTTTGCCGACATGGGGCCGAACGGACTGACCTCTAAGCAAGTGCCATACGTCGCGGACGTGACGCTGCCGGACGGCGGAGCTGCGATCGTCGCGGATGAAACGCAACGCGCGCAGTTGGTGCGAACGATGCTGATCGCACCGCCGCAGCCGTCCGCGCCGCCCGATCCGGGCGCCTTGGCGGCGCTCGCGCCAAGCTCGCTGCGTGTGGACGTTGAAAACGGAACCGGAATTCCGGGCGTGGCCAAACGCGTAGCCGCGCTCCTGCGATCCGAGGGCTTTCAAATAGCGCAAGTCAGCAATGCGGTTTCGTCAAACGTGACGACCACCGAAGTGCGCGAGCATTCCCGTCTGGCGCTGGCGGGCCTGAAGGTTCGCGGCGGTCTGGGTTCCGCCGCCAAAAGCGTACCGGTAATCTCGGAAGCAGTTTCATCGAGCGCCGCAAAGCCGAGCGACGTCACCGTCATCGTCGGATCGGATCTCGTCTCCTCGCTGGCTGCACAATCCCCGCAATGA